CAGGGCCTTGGCAATGCCCCGCTGCCGGAAGTCCCTCCGCACTGACAGGCGCTTGAGTTCCAGGTCCTGGCGGCACTGCTCGGAGGGGCGAGCGCCCACAGTGCCCACCACAAGGCCCTGGCACTCAGCTACCCAGAAACAGCTGTCTGCCCGCGCCATGTAGCTCTGCTCGATATCCAGCAGGTCGGTGTTGATGGTTTCCTTGATGTAGCGGGACCAGGAGAAGGTGACGATCTGCTGGCCAGCGGCCAGGATCAGGGTGAGGGCCAGGAGAGCCAGGAGCAATGACTGTGAGCTCACCAGCAGCCCCACGAAGACGGTGAGTAGGACCAAGCGAGCCCAGGTCTGGCTCAGCATGTGTACGCAGGCAGCAGGAACATGCTCACTCATGCCTGCCGCAAAGATCTCCCGCACAGCCACATAATCCCTGGCTTCATATCGTCTGATCGTAAAGCCTGCCATCTCCATTAAATCGGACCTGGAGACCCAgagagacacagttacacacagcaacattacacagagacacagtgacattacacacacagtgacattacacacacacagcgacattacacacacacagcgacattacacacacagtgacattacacacacacagcgacattaCACACACAGCGACATTACACACACAGCGacattacacacacactgacattacacacacacagcgacattacacacagagacattccacacacactgacattacacacacacagcgacattacacacacacagagacattgcacacacagtgacattacacacacactgacattacatacagcgacattacacacacacagtgacattataagaacataagaattaggaacaggaggaggccatctagcccctcgagcctgctccgccattcaacaagatcatggctgatctggccgtggactcagctccacttacccgcccgctccccgtaacccttaattcccttattggttaaaaatctatctatctgtgatttgaatacattcaatgagctagcctcaactgcttccttgggcagagaattccacagattcacaaccctctgggagaagaaattccttctcaactcggttttaaattggctcccccgtattttgaggctgtgccccctagttctagtctccccgaccagtggaaacaggcaccgtttaatgttttttgttttgcagataaactccaaaaagagtttcatgcacaaggacccccaggtccctctgcaccgcagcatgttgtaatttctccccattcaaataatattcccttttactgttttttccccaaggtggatgacctcacattttctgacattgtattccatctaccaaaccttagcccattcgcttaacctatccacatctctttgcagcctctctgtgtcctctacacaacccactttcccactaatctttgtgtcatctgcaaattttgttacactacactctgtcccctcttccaggtcatctatgtgtattgtaaacagttgtggtcccagcaccgatccctgtggcacaccactaaccaccgatttccaacccgaaaaggacccatttatcccgactctctgctttctgttagccagccaattctctatccatgctaatatatttcctctgactccgcatacctttatcttctgcagtaaccttttgtgtggcaccttatcgaatgccttttggaaatctaaatacaccacatctatcggtatacctctatccaccatgctcgttatatcttcaaagaattccagtaaattagttaaacatgatttccccttcatgaatccatgttgcgtctgcttgattgcactattcctatctagatgtcccgctatttcttccttaatgatagtttcaagcattttccccactacagatgttaaactaaccggcctatagttacctgccttttgtctgcccccttttttaaacagaggcgttacattagctgctttccaatccgctggtacctccccagagtccagagaattttggtagattataacgaatgcatctgctataacttccgccatctcttttaataccctgggatgcatttcatcaggaccaggggacttgtctaccttgagtcccattagcctgtccagcactacccccctagtgatagtgattatctcaaggtcctcccttcccacattcctgtgaccagcaatttccggcatggtttttgtgtcttccactgtgaagaccgaagcaaaataattgtttaaggtctcagccatttccacatttcccattattaaatcccccttttcatcttctaagggaccaacatttactttagtcactctctttcgttttatatatcggtaaaacttttacgatctgtttttatgttttgcgcaagtttactttcgtaatctatctttcctttctttattgctttcttagtcattctttgctgtcatttaaaattttcccaatcttctagtttcccactaaccttggccaccttatacgcattggtttttcatttgatactctcctttatttccttggttatctacggctggttatcccttctcttaccgcccttctttttcacaggaatatatttttgttgagcactatgaaagagctccttaaaagtcctccactgttcctcaattgtgccaccgtttagtctgtgttcccagtctactttagccaactctgccctcatcccactgtagtcccctttgtttaagcatagtacgctcgtttgagacactacttcctcagcctcaatctgtattacaaattcaaccatactgtgatcactcattccgagaggatcttttactaggagatcgtttattattcctgtctcattacacaggaccagatcaaagatagcttgctctcttgtaggttctgtaacatactgttctaagaaacaatcccgtatgcattctatgaattcctcttccaggctaccccgtgcgatttgatttgaccaatcgatatgtaggttaaaatcccccatgattactgccgttcctttttcacatgcctctattattcccttgattattgcccgccccaccgtgaagttattatttgggggcctataaactacgcccaccagtgactttttccccttactatctctaatctccacccacaatgattcaacattttgttcattagagccaatatcgtctctcacaactgccctgatatcatcctttattaacagagctaccccacctcctttcccttcttgtctatctttccgagtcgtcagatacccctgtatgtttaattcctagtcttggccaccctgcaaccacgtttctgtaatggccaccaaatcatacccatttgtaatgatttgtgccgtcaactcatttactttatttcgaatgctgcgtgtgtttatgtagagtgttttaatactagtttttaaaccatgatttttagttttgacccctcctgcagcccctttatattcatacatattgtcccttcctatcaccttgtggtttacacttaccccagtgctactctgctctgttgcctcctgccttttgcattctttcttggggtcctgttcatctgagctctcccccactctaactagctcagagccctctcctgggttccgaatactccgcgcattgaggcaccgagctttcatgcttgcctttttattacactttgaccccttagagttttgctgtacagtggccctttttgttctttgccttgggtttctctgccctccacttttactcatctcctttctgtcttttgcctctgtctccattttgtttccctctgtctccctgcattggttcccatccccctgccatattagtttaactcctccccaacagcacgagcaaacactccccctaggacattggttccggtcctgcccaggtgcagaccgtccggtttgtactggtcccacctcccccagaaccagttccaatgccccagtaatttgaatccctccctgctgcaccactgcacaagccacgtattcatctgagctatcctgcgattcctactctgactagcacgtggcactggtagcaatctcgagattactacttttgaggtcctactttttaatttagctcctagctccttaaattcgcgcACACAGAGACATTACATACgcacagagacattacacacatAGAGACAttatacacaaacacacagatattacacatacacacagacattacacacacacagtgacattacacacacacacagtgacattacacacacacacagcgacattaCACACACAGCGAcattacacacacagagacattacacacacagtgacattacacacacactgacattacacagcgacattacacacacacagcgacattaCACACGCAGAGACATTACACGCACACAGTGACATTACACGCAAACAGTGACATTACACGCACGCAGTGACATTACACGCACACAGTGACATTACACACAGTGACATTACACACAGtgacattacacacacacagtgacattacACACACAGCGACATTACACACACAGCGACATTACACGCACACAGTGACATTACACACAGTGACATtacacacagagacattacacacacagggacattacacacagagacattacacacacagggacattacacacagtgacattacacacagtgacattacacacacagcgacattacacacacacagtgacattacacacacagtgacattacacgcacacagtgacattacacacagtgacattacacacagtgacattacacacacacagtgacattacacacacagcgacattacacacacacagtgacattacacacacagtgacattacatacagtgacattacacacacagtgacattacacacacacagtgaaattACAAACACAGCgacattacacacacacagtgacattacACACGCAGAGACATTACACGCACACAGTGACATTACACACAGTGACATTACACACACAGCGAcattacacacacagtgacatattacacacacagagacattacacacacagtgacattacacacacactgacattacacagcgacattacacacacacagcgacattaCACACACAGCgacattacacacacacagtgacattacAGACAGTGACATTACACACGCAGtgacattacacacacacagtgacattacACACAGCGACATTACACACACAGCGACATTACACACAGTGAcattacacacacagtgacattacacacacacagtgacattacacacactgacattacacacacactgacattacaCAGCGACATTACACACAGTGATCTTACACAgtgacattacacacacacactgacactacacacagtgacattacacacacacagtgacattacACACACTGACATTACACACACACTGAGATTACACAGCGACATTACACACAGTGATCTTACACAgtgacattacacacacacactgacactacacacagtgacattacacacacacactgacattacacacagtgacattacacacacactgacattacaCAGCGACATTACACACAGTGATCTTACACAgtgacattacacacacacactgacactacacacagtgacattacacacacacagtgacattacacacacagtgacattacacacagtgacattacacacacacagtgacattacacacagtgacattacacacacacagtgacattacACACAGTGACATTACACACAGAGTGACATTATACACACAGTGACATTACACACAGAGTGACATTATACACACAGTGACATTACACACAGAGtgacattacacacacacagtgacattacacacagagacattacacacattacacacacagggacattacacacattacacacacagggacattacacacattacacacagagacattacacacattacacacagagacattacacacagagacaatacacacacacacagtgacattacacacacagagacattacacacacagagacattacacacagagacattacacagacattacacacacagggacattacagagacattacacacagagacattacacacacagggacattacacacagagacattacacacagagacattacacacacagggacattacacacagagacattacacacacagggacattacacacagagacattacacagagacattacacacacagagacattacacagagacattacacacacagtgacattacagagacattacacacacagagacattacacacacagggacattacacacagagacattacagagacattacacacacagagacattacacacacagggacattacacacagagacattacacagagacattacacacacagggacattacacagagacattacacacacagggacattacacagagacattacacacacagggacattacacagggacattacacacacagagacattacacacacagggacattacacacagagacattacacacacagggacattacacagagacattacacacattacacacagtgacattacacagtgacattacacacacacagtgacattacACACAGTGACATTACACACAGAGTGACATTATACACACAGTGACATtacacacagagacattacacagagacattacacacacagggaccttacacagagacattacacacacagggacattacagagacattacacacacagagacattacacacacagggacattacacacagagacattacacacagagacattacacacacagggacattacacacagagacattacacacacaggggcattacacacagagacattacacagagacattacacacacagagacattacacagagacattacacacacagtgacattacagagacattacacacacagagacattacacacacagggacattacacacacagggacattacacacagagacattacacagagacattacacacacagggacattacacagagacattacacacattacacacagagacattacacacacagggacattacacacagagacattacacacattacacacagagacattacacacattacacacagagacattacacacacagggacattacacacagagacattacacacattacacacagagacattacacacacagggacattacacacagagacattacacacacagggacattacacagagacattacacacattacacacagagacattacacacattacacacagagacattacacacacagggacattacacacagagacattacacacagagtgacattacacacacacagtgacattacacacagtgacattacacacagagtgacattacacacacagtgacattacacacagtgacattacacacacagtgacattacacacagtgacattacacacacacagaaacattacacacacacaatgacattacacacagtgacattacacacacacagtgacattacacagagacattacacacacagggacattacacacagtgacattacacacacacagtgacattacacacagtgacattacacacacacagtgacattacacacacacagggacattacacacagagacattacacacattacacacacagggacattacacacattacacacacagggacattacacacagagacattacacacacagagacattacacacagagacattacacacacagggacattacacacagagacattacacacacagagacattacacacagagacattacacacacagggacattacacacagagacattacacacacagagacattacacacagagacattacacacacagggacattacacacagagacattacacacattacacacacagggacataacacacattacacacacagggacattacacacagagacattacacacacagggacattacacacagagacattacacacattacacacacagggacattacacacagagacattacacacattacatacagggacattacacacattacacacacagggacattaca
The nucleotide sequence above comes from Pristiophorus japonicus isolate sPriJap1 unplaced genomic scaffold, sPriJap1.hap1 HAP1_SCAFFOLD_373, whole genome shotgun sequence. Encoded proteins:
- the LOC139250440 gene encoding probable N-acetyltransferase camello isoform X1, encoding MSLSDLMEMAGFTIRRYEARDYVAVREIFAAGMSEHVPAACVHMLSQTWARLVLLTVFVGLLVSSQSLLLALLALTLILAAGQQIVTFSWSRYIKETINTDLLDIEQSYMARADSCFWVAECQGLVVGTVGARPSEQCRQDLELKRLSVRRDFRQRGIAKALCHTVIGLARARGLQAVVLGTSMLQVEAQKLYEKLGFQLQREVIIPQLLGKLTNFRISMYRFRIAS
- the LOC139250440 gene encoding probable N-acetyltransferase camello isoform X2 produces the protein MEMAGFTIRRYEARDYVAVREIFAAGMSEHVPAACVHMLSQTWARLVLLTVFVGLLVSSQSLLLALLALTLILAAGQQIVTFSWSRYIKETINTDLLDIEQSYMARADSCFWVAECQGLVVGTVGARPSEQCRQDLELKRLSVRRDFRQRGIAKALCHTVIGLARARGLQAVVLGTSMLQVEAQKLYEKLGFQLQREVIIPQLLGKLTNFRISMYRFRIAS